The Halomicronema hongdechloris C2206 genome includes a window with the following:
- a CDS encoding DUF2237 family protein, translating to MANASNVLGGNLEVCGTDPITGFYRDGCCNTGAGDFGAHVVCAQVSEEFLALTKVQGNDLGTPLPGFNFPGLKPGDRWCLCAARWQEALETGVAPPVILEATHASALEHVSLDDLKAYALDLQ from the coding sequence ATGGCCAATGCCAGCAACGTCTTAGGGGGCAACCTCGAGGTGTGTGGCACCGATCCGATCACCGGCTTCTATCGAGATGGCTGCTGCAATACTGGTGCTGGTGACTTCGGAGCCCATGTGGTGTGTGCCCAAGTCAGCGAGGAGTTTCTAGCGTTGACCAAAGTCCAGGGCAACGATCTCGGCACCCCCCTACCTGGATTCAACTTTCCTGGCCTCAAGCCTGGCGATCGCTGGTGTCTCTGTGCGGCTCGCTGGCAGGAAGCCTTAGAGACAGGAGTGGCACCTCCAGTCATCCTAGAAGCCACCCACGCCTCGGCCCTGGAGCATGTCTCCTTAGATGATCTCAAAGCTTATGCCCTCGATCTTCAGTGA
- a CDS encoding BrnA antitoxin family protein, whose product MAAEYDFSQGKRGAIDPTPSGKTRITIRLDDEVLAWFREQVHIAGGGNYQTLINEALRQHIQASRESLEETLRKVVREELKRIEK is encoded by the coding sequence ATGGCAGCGGAATATGATTTCAGTCAAGGAAAGCGAGGCGCAATTGATCCAACACCATCAGGTAAAACCCGCATCACTATCCGGCTAGATGATGAAGTCTTGGCGTGGTTTCGTGAGCAAGTTCATATTGCCGGTGGTGGCAACTACCAAACTTTAATTAATGAAGCCTTGCGTCAGCATATTCAGGCCAGTCGCGAATCTTTAGAAGAAACCCTACGAAAAGTTGTTCGTGAAGAGCTTAAACGTATTGAGAAGTAA
- a CDS encoding BrnT family toxin, with protein MVYQWNRDKAAANLRKHSVDFADAVPVFSDDLAITIPDERFDEERFVTIGLDAFGRVLVVVYTLRGDEIRVISARKATRQERRQYQEG; from the coding sequence ATGGTCTATCAATGGAACAGGGATAAAGCAGCCGCTAACCTGCGTAAGCATAGTGTTGACTTCGCTGATGCAGTACCAGTTTTCTCAGATGACCTGGCGATTACCATTCCAGATGAGCGATTTGACGAAGAGCGGTTTGTCACTATTGGTCTCGATGCATTTGGCAGAGTTTTGGTGGTTGTCTACACGTTACGCGGAGACGAGATTCGAGTCATCTCTGCTCGCAAAGCAACTCGACAAGAACGCCGACAATATCAGGAGGGTTAG
- the argS gene encoding arginine--tRNA ligase, protein MKSTRSLLQSRLQQAMVAAFGADLATADPMLVPASNPKFGDYQANGAMALAKPLKQNPRAIATQIVQHLDVSDLCQPPEIAGPGFINLRLNPDYLERQLQGLQADKRLGIAPVKQPQTAVVDFSSPNIAKEMHVGHLRSTIIGDSIARVLEFMGHEVRRLNHVGDWGTQFGMLITHLQEVCPQAIADSKSVDIGDLVAFYRQAKARFDADDHFKAQSRQAVVALQAGDEQARQAWQALCEQSRQAFQTIYDRLDIRIEERGESFYNPLLPEVVQDLEAQGLLEENQGALVVFAEGFTNKAGEPLPLIVRKSDGGYNYATTDLAAIRYRIHQDGADRIIYVVDAGQSNHFAQVFQVARKAGWVPPEVELVHVPFGVVQGEDGKKFKTRSGDTVRLQDLLDEAVSRARVDLEARIAEEGRQESEEFIQAVAEAVGIGAVKYADLSQNRTSNYIFSFDKMLALQGNTAPYLLYAYVRVQGISRKGGIDFEHLSAQAPICLEDESEFTLAKHILQLDEVLQEVATDLFPNRLCQYLFELSQKFNQFYDRCSVLQTADPQRTSRLILCDLTARTLKLGLNLLGIQVLERM, encoded by the coding sequence ATGAAATCGACACGTTCCCTCCTACAGTCGCGGTTGCAGCAGGCCATGGTGGCGGCCTTTGGGGCTGACTTGGCTACGGCTGATCCGATGCTGGTGCCGGCCAGTAATCCTAAATTCGGTGACTATCAAGCTAATGGGGCCATGGCCCTGGCGAAACCCCTGAAGCAGAATCCCCGTGCGATCGCAACTCAGATTGTGCAGCACCTGGACGTCAGTGATCTGTGCCAGCCCCCCGAGATTGCTGGCCCCGGCTTCATCAACCTGCGGCTCAACCCTGATTACCTAGAACGCCAGCTGCAGGGCTTGCAAGCTGACAAGCGCCTCGGCATTGCCCCAGTGAAACAGCCCCAGACGGCCGTGGTGGACTTCTCCAGTCCCAACATCGCCAAAGAAATGCACGTGGGCCATCTACGCTCCACCATCATTGGTGATTCCATCGCCCGAGTATTGGAGTTCATGGGGCACGAGGTGCGACGACTCAATCACGTCGGCGATTGGGGCACCCAGTTCGGCATGTTGATCACCCATCTGCAGGAGGTCTGCCCCCAGGCCATTGCCGACTCCAAGTCTGTAGACATTGGCGATCTGGTGGCCTTCTATAGGCAGGCCAAGGCCCGCTTCGATGCCGATGACCACTTCAAAGCCCAATCGCGCCAGGCCGTAGTGGCGCTGCAAGCGGGAGATGAGCAGGCTCGTCAGGCCTGGCAGGCGCTGTGTGAGCAATCCCGCCAAGCCTTTCAAACAATCTACGATCGCCTAGATATTCGCATCGAAGAACGGGGGGAGTCATTCTACAACCCCCTGCTACCTGAAGTCGTTCAGGACTTAGAGGCCCAGGGCCTACTGGAAGAGAACCAGGGAGCCCTGGTGGTCTTTGCCGAGGGCTTCACCAATAAAGCCGGAGAACCGCTGCCCCTGATCGTACGTAAGTCTGACGGTGGCTATAACTACGCCACCACCGACTTAGCGGCGATCCGCTACCGCATTCATCAAGACGGCGCCGACCGCATCATCTACGTGGTCGATGCCGGCCAGAGCAATCACTTTGCCCAGGTATTCCAAGTGGCCCGCAAGGCTGGCTGGGTGCCCCCAGAAGTGGAATTGGTCCATGTGCCCTTTGGCGTGGTACAGGGGGAAGATGGCAAGAAGTTCAAGACCCGCTCCGGCGACACGGTACGACTGCAGGATCTGCTGGATGAAGCGGTGAGTCGGGCCCGGGTCGATCTAGAGGCTCGCATTGCCGAGGAGGGACGCCAGGAATCTGAGGAGTTCATCCAGGCCGTGGCTGAGGCCGTGGGCATCGGTGCGGTCAAGTATGCCGATCTGAGCCAGAATCGTACCAGCAATTACATTTTCAGCTTCGATAAGATGTTGGCCCTGCAGGGCAACACCGCTCCCTATCTGCTCTATGCCTATGTGCGGGTGCAGGGGATTAGCCGTAAGGGCGGCATCGACTTTGAACACCTGTCGGCTCAGGCCCCCATCTGCCTGGAGGATGAGAGTGAGTTCACCCTGGCTAAGCACATTCTGCAGCTGGATGAGGTGCTGCAGGAGGTGGCTACGGATCTATTCCCTAACCGTCTCTGCCAGTATTTGTTTGAGCTGAGCCAGAAGTTCAACCAGTTCTATGATCGCTGCTCGGTGCTGCAGACAGCGGATCCTCAACGCACCTCCCGTCTGATTCTCTGTGATCTCACCGCCAGGACCCTGAAGTTAGGGCTGAATTTGTTGGGGATTCAGGTGCTGGAGCGGATGTAG
- the hisIE gene encoding bifunctional phosphoribosyl-AMP cyclohydrolase/phosphoribosyl-ATP diphosphatase HisIE yields MAAPVSPSLQTAVPLDQIRYNDQGLVPAIVQDYLDGTVLMLAWMNRESLQRTLETGETWFWSRSRQEFWHKGATSGHRQRLQAMRYDCDSDALLVTVEQLGDIACHTGERSCFHQVDDHKQAPPADTLSQVFGVICDRKAQPTPDSYTCKLLAKGDNGILKKIGEEAAEVVMACKDDDPEAIAGEVADLFYHTLVALAHHDVDLKAVYRRLQERRR; encoded by the coding sequence ATGGCTGCCCCTGTCTCTCCCTCCTTGCAAACTGCTGTGCCCTTAGACCAGATCCGCTACAACGACCAGGGCTTGGTGCCTGCAATCGTGCAGGACTATCTGGACGGCACGGTACTGATGCTGGCCTGGATGAATCGAGAGTCGTTGCAGCGCACCCTGGAGACTGGCGAAACCTGGTTTTGGAGCCGCTCTCGCCAAGAGTTTTGGCATAAGGGGGCGACCTCGGGCCATCGGCAGCGGCTGCAGGCGATGCGCTACGACTGTGATAGTGATGCCCTGTTGGTGACGGTGGAGCAACTGGGCGATATTGCCTGCCATACGGGAGAGCGTAGTTGCTTTCACCAAGTTGACGACCATAAGCAGGCCCCGCCGGCGGATACCTTGTCCCAGGTGTTTGGGGTGATTTGCGATCGCAAAGCCCAGCCCACCCCTGACTCCTACACCTGTAAGCTATTGGCTAAGGGCGACAACGGCATCCTCAAGAAAATCGGTGAAGAAGCGGCCGAAGTGGTCATGGCCTGTAAAGACGACGACCCCGAGGCCATTGCCGGTGAGGTAGCCGACCTCTTTTACCATACCCTGGTAGCCTTGGCCCACCACGATGTCGACCTGAAGGCGGTCTACCGGCGGCTACAAGAACGACGTCGCTAG